In the genome of Saprospira sp. CCB-QB6, one region contains:
- a CDS encoding DUF4384 domain-containing protein: MAQRPRSGGFGGFGKKLSGTTYNQEQLDFMKDHIKAIEQFNDSVSRGLLEFPLKIHIVAKSDGSGGSEIAEVQAAIRELNKSFLKASIRFLPLEDYNYVRDDALYRFPVVDEEKLCRQHDRTNVINIYIVNKIQGERNSYSGYTHPPSANPINRIFISQKALGNQTTLKRQMGHFFGLYPTAGPIEGQRSEELVSGENCQTEGDQVCDTPADPGLDRRSIDDRCDYVGTLKDANRKFYKPMVNNIMSDNPREGCRTSFSRGQLKRMLYTATYIRNYIKFPPPADATKKYLKKLKEKYGQEGEVVFNINASTPNVQLLQNLYRVNGNFLPETAYFFEITNFRKGFIYILEGDEERGFSLLYPQEGDQQYFKDEKSNFRVPTAKGDHFKVDPDGTKNYICILFSKKQILPESFLMEINEMEDSQLNLFQRFYAAHQEKIVGNHHIEFKENKIEFSATSTERYIVPIFLEYDKR, from the coding sequence ATGGCTCAGCGTCCTCGGAGTGGAGGATTTGGTGGTTTTGGTAAAAAGTTATCTGGTACAACCTACAACCAAGAGCAGCTCGATTTTATGAAAGATCACATTAAAGCTATTGAGCAGTTTAACGATAGTGTTAGTCGTGGTCTATTAGAGTTTCCGCTCAAGATTCACATTGTTGCGAAGAGTGATGGTAGTGGAGGCAGTGAAATAGCAGAAGTTCAGGCTGCAATTCGAGAGCTCAACAAGAGTTTTTTAAAGGCTAGCATTCGATTTTTGCCTTTAGAAGACTACAATTATGTTCGAGATGATGCGCTTTATCGTTTTCCTGTTGTTGATGAAGAAAAGCTTTGCCGCCAACATGATCGAACGAATGTCATTAACATTTACATCGTAAATAAAATCCAAGGGGAGCGCAATAGTTATTCTGGGTATACTCATCCACCTTCTGCCAATCCTATAAATCGTATTTTTATTAGCCAAAAAGCTTTGGGTAATCAAACTACACTTAAGCGACAAATGGGGCATTTCTTTGGGTTGTACCCTACTGCGGGGCCTATAGAGGGCCAAAGAAGTGAAGAGTTAGTTTCTGGCGAGAACTGTCAGACAGAAGGCGATCAGGTTTGCGATACGCCTGCTGATCCAGGACTTGATCGTCGCTCTATTGATGATCGTTGTGATTATGTAGGTACTTTAAAAGATGCCAACCGCAAGTTTTATAAGCCTATGGTGAATAATATTATGTCGGATAACCCTAGAGAGGGTTGTCGGACAAGTTTCAGTCGTGGTCAGCTTAAGCGTATGTTATATACGGCTACTTATATTCGTAATTATATTAAATTTCCGCCTCCAGCGGATGCCACTAAAAAGTACCTAAAAAAGTTAAAAGAGAAGTATGGTCAAGAAGGAGAGGTGGTATTCAACATCAATGCGAGTACGCCCAATGTGCAGTTGCTTCAAAACCTCTACAGGGTAAATGGCAACTTTTTGCCTGAAACAGCCTATTTCTTTGAGATTACCAACTTCCGAAAAGGCTTTATTTATATCCTTGAAGGTGATGAAGAACGAGGCTTCAGTCTACTCTATCCACAAGAAGGCGATCAACAATATTTTAAGGATGAAAAAAGCAATTTTAGAGTGCCTACGGCTAAAGGAGATCATTTTAAGGTAGATCCTGACGGCACTAAAAATTATATCTGTATTCTATTTTCTAAGAAACAGATTCTACCAGAAAGCTTTCTTATGGAAATTAACGAAATGGAGGACAGCCAGCTCAACCTTTTCCAACGTTTTTATGCCGCCCATCAGGAAAAGATTGTAGGCAATCATCATATTGAGTTTAAAGAGAATAAGATTGAATTTTCTGCTACTTCTACAGAGCGTTATATTGTTCCTATATTCTTAGAATACGACAAGCGCTAA
- a CDS encoding T9SS type A sorting domain-containing protein produces the protein MQQTIHLFCFLFFTSFLSAQNFSVSADYASLQGGCQSEIGPRISLKNESKQNITLIWEQNRNLCPDGWEVAVCDRQCYSSLVQKKQINLGPQESLDNFRVNFRPNGKEGIGNLEIKIYEKGQQQDAQTVLFSASAKNEHSAKKMYAPKAEKPTVYPNPVVEHLMLRDAAQQVQYLEIYNVVGRKLLQFQVNGQQDKFDVSSLPRGIYMLRMLDENRHIIRTERISKYNP, from the coding sequence ATGCAGCAAACTATACATCTTTTTTGTTTTCTTTTTTTCACTAGCTTTCTTTCCGCTCAAAACTTTTCGGTCTCGGCAGATTATGCAAGCCTTCAGGGCGGCTGCCAGTCAGAAATTGGGCCTAGAATCAGCCTTAAAAATGAAAGCAAGCAGAACATCACCCTAATTTGGGAACAAAACCGCAATCTCTGCCCAGACGGTTGGGAAGTTGCGGTTTGCGATCGACAATGCTATTCTTCTTTGGTTCAAAAGAAGCAAATTAACCTAGGGCCACAAGAGAGCCTAGACAATTTCCGGGTAAATTTTCGTCCTAATGGTAAAGAAGGTATTGGCAACTTAGAAATTAAGATTTATGAAAAGGGCCAACAGCAAGATGCTCAAACGGTGCTCTTTTCTGCCTCGGCAAAAAATGAGCATTCGGCTAAAAAAATGTATGCGCCCAAAGCCGAGAAGCCTACAGTTTATCCTAATCCTGTGGTGGAGCACCTAATGCTTCGAGATGCTGCGCAGCAGGTCCAATACCTAGAGATTTATAATGTGGTGGGTAGAAAGCTCTTGCAGTTTCAGGTAAATGGACAACAAGATAAATTTGATGTGAGCAGCCTGCCCCGTGGTATTTATATGCTTCGGATGCTTGATGAAAATCGCCATATTATTCGCACAGAACGCATTAGCAAGTACAATCCTTAA